A genomic segment from Triticum dicoccoides isolate Atlit2015 ecotype Zavitan chromosome 1A, WEW_v2.0, whole genome shotgun sequence encodes:
- the LOC119349729 gene encoding chalcone synthase 2-like, whose protein sequence is MAAVKLEEVRRAQRAEGLATVLAIGTAVPANCVYQATYPDYYFRVTKSEHLPDLKEKFERMCEKSTIRKRHMHLTEEILKKNPSIYSHMEPSLDTRHDIVVVEVPKLGKEAAERAIKEWGQPLSKITHVIFCTTSGVDMPGADYQLTRLLGLSPTVKRLMMYQQGCFGGATVLRMAKDIAENNRGARVLVVCSEITAMAFRGPSKSHLDSLVGHALFGDGASAAIIGADPDEPFEKPLFQLVSASQTILPGSEGAINGHLTEAGLTIHLLKDVPGLISENIEQALEDAFKPLGIHDWNSIFWIAHPGGPAILDMVEEKVGLDKERMRASREVLSEYGNMSSACVLFVLDVMRKTSSQDGHATTGEGKEWGVLFGFGPGLTVETLVLYSVPIAATA, encoded by the coding sequence ATGGCGGCGGTGAAGTTAGAGGAAGTGAGAAGGGCACAACGGGCTGAGGGTCTGGCGACCGTGCTGGCAATCGGCACGGCCGTCCCGGCCAACTGCGTGTACCAGGCGACCTACCCTGACTACTACTTCAGGGTCACCAAGAGCGAGCACCTCCCGGACCTCAAGGAGAAGTTCGAGAGGATGTGCGAGAAGTCCACAATCAGGAAGAGGCACATGCACCTCACCGAGGAGATCCTCAAAAAGAACCCCAGCATCTACTCCCACATGGAGCCATCGCTTGACACGCGCCACGACATTGTTGTCGTGGAGGTCCCCAAGCTCGGGAAAGAGGCGGCAGAGAGGGCCATCAAGGAGTGGGGCCAGCCACTATCCAAGATCACCCACGTCATCTTCTGCACTACCTCCGGCGTGGACATGCCTGGCGCCGACTACCAGTTGACGAGGCTGCTCGGCCTCTCCCCGACAGTCAAACGCCTCATGATGTACCAGCAAGGCTGCTTTGGCGGTGCCACCGTGCTCCGCATGGCGAAAGACATCGCCGAGAACAACCGCGGCGCACGCGTGCTGGTGGTCTGCTCAGAGATCACCGCCATGGCCTTCCGTGGCCCCAGCAAGTCCCATCTGGACTCGCTGGTTGGTCATGCACTCTTTGGCGATGGTGCATCCGCTGCCATCATTGGCGCTGACCCCGACGAGCCCTTTGAGAAGCCACTCTTCCAGCTTGTATCAGCCAGCCAGACCATCCTGCCCGGCTCCGAGGGTGCCATCAACGGCCACCTAACGGAGGCGGGGCTCACCATCCACCTTCTCAAAGACGTGCCCGGGCTCATCTCCGAGAACATCGAGCAGGCGCTCGAGGACGCCTTCAAGCCTCTAGGCATCCACGACTGGAACTCCATCTTCTGGATTGCACACCCTGGCGGGCCGGCGATCCTAGACATGGTCGAGGAGAAAGTTGGCCTTGACAAGGAGCGCATGCGCGCCAGCCGAGAGGTCTTGTCCGAATATGGCAACATGTCCAGTGCATGTGTCCTCTTCGTCCTCGACGTGATGCGTAAGACCTCTTCCCAGGATGGCCATGCCACCACTGGAGAAGGTAAGGAGTGGGGTGTCCTCTTCGGCTTCGGCCCTGGCCTCACCGTCGAGACACTCGTCCTCTACAGCGTCCCAATCGCAGCCACTGCATGA